A window of Zingiber officinale cultivar Zhangliang chromosome 5A, Zo_v1.1, whole genome shotgun sequence contains these coding sequences:
- the LOC121980017 gene encoding MOB kinase activator-like 1A has protein sequence MDPPPPPPEYMTCLGDLYSVAWMEDRLKVADTLPPLGIIISRVTFVVVFVSYVYLQICTCRYEYRWADGVQIKKPIEVSASKYVEYLMEWIEVQLDDESIFPQKLGTPFPANFKDVVKTIFKRLFRVYAHIYHSHFQKIVSLKEEAHLNTCFKHFILFTYEFGLIDKKEIAPLQELIESIVL, from the exons ATGGatcctccaccaccaccaccggAATATATGACTTGCCTTGGTGACTTGTACAGCGTTGCATGGATGGAAGACAG ATTGAAAGTTGCTGATACTTTACCTCCCTTAGGAATCATCATTAGCAGAGTTACCTTTGTGG TTGTATTTGTATCATATGTTTATTTGCAGATTTGTACTTGTAGGTACGAATATAGATGGGCGGATGGTGTGCAAATAAAGAAACCTATTGAAGTCTCAGCGTCAAAGTATGTTGAGTACCTGATGGAGTGGATTGAAGTTCAGCTCGACGATGAATCTATTTTCCCTCAAAAGCTCG GAACACCTTTTCCTGCAAACTTCAAAGACGTCGTGAAGACAATATTCAAGCGGTTGTTCCGTGTTTACGCACACATTTATCACTCTCATTTCCAGAAGATTGTGAGCCTCAAGGAAGAAGCACATCTCAACACCTGCTTCAAGCATTTCATTCTTTTCACTTAT GAGTTTGGGTTGATCGACAAGAAGGAAATCGCCCCGCTGCAGGAGCTGATTGAGTCCATCGTTCTATAA